Proteins encoded within one genomic window of Pithys albifrons albifrons isolate INPA30051 chromosome 9, PitAlb_v1, whole genome shotgun sequence:
- the LOC139675908 gene encoding uncharacterized protein, whose amino-acid sequence MKAQNVELGLIIDLTYTTRYYEVKDLPKSVQYKKLYTIGLEVPDNATILQFKKWVRKFLWENAGNEKLIGVHCTNGINRTGYLICRYLIDVEGWDPEAAIQAFGDARGHRMDGLVYLTDLRTQPMRSNLGMDVWDADEDVTPPPYAMEGPVERFPNEDFQGSGKRLRIYEDHSHNELQGQIQLRDFEFINKGPGQRQRPLHDHQTQHELRSSMQMRNWDYNRGPEQRQRPFSDHQFYVDYQEDTQLKDLDFSNKGPGQSLRHFCGHQFRDDLQAERQSRDVDFNRGRGQRQRSFPDRLSPNDLQEDRQPKDFDFGSRDCGQRRKLFHDHQSHDEFQIQIQLKELDPVSRGPGQRLRSFHDHESRDDLKPQMQLEGFEFVKRGCGQRLRAFNGHQPCNDLPTEMQLEDYDNKGPGQRHRPFHDHQPYDGSQEQPQLKDFDYVNKGQGQRPRPFHDHPGHDDLPHEWCSNRSQSFSSHENVAETHFSSSPSRHRDYESDNDDFNRNYRNQTNCPKDNRRTYLSQEFNRGKNRFAPYSSRTMHPSSSVHQEDSSTDYESKPFQGETHRKMEQNKRLPVVTVDYNYGLPVDRGPEENERSHYDLPPRDCYNWN is encoded by the exons ATGAAAGCCCAAAACGTGGAGCTTGGATTAATTATTGATTTAACATATACCACACGATACTATGAAGTTAAG GATTTACCTAAAAGTGTGCAGTATAAAAAACTTTATACTATTGGACTTGAAGTCCCTGATAATGCTACTATTCTACAGTTCAAAAAATGGGTCAGAAAATTCCTatgggaaaatgctggaaatg AGAAACTCATTGGTGTTCACTGTACTAATGGAATTAATAGAACTGGCTACCTTATATGTAG atacCTAATAGATGTTGAAGGCTGGGATCCAGAGGCAGCAATCCAAG catTTGGTGATGCCCGAGGTCATCGCATGGATGGTCTGGTGTATCTCACGGATCTCAGGACACAACCAATGCGAAG taaCCTTGGAATGGATGTATGGGATGCAGATGAAGATGTTACTCCTCCACCATATGCAATGGAAGGACCTGTAGAGCGATTCCCAAATGAAGATTTCCAGGG GTCTGGGAAAAGGTTAAGAATTTATGAAGACCACTCTCACAATGAATTGCAAGGACAGATACAGTTGAGAGACTTTGAGTTCATTAATAAGGGGCCTGGACAAAGACAAAGACCCCTTCATGACCACCAAACTCAGCATGAATTAAGATCATCAATGCAGATGAGAAACTGGGACTACAACAGGGGACCAGAACAGAGGCAAAGACCCTTTAGTGATCACCAGTTTTATGTTGATTATCAAGAAGACACACAGCTGAAGGATCTCGACTTCAGTAACAAGGGCCCTGGACAGAGTTTGAGACATTTCTGCGGACACCAGTTTCGTGATGATTTACAGGCTGAGAGGCAGTCGAGGGACGTTGACTTTAACAGAGGCCGTGGACAAAGGCAGAGATCTTTTCCTGACCGTCTCTCTCCTAATGATTTGCAGGAAGACAGGCAGCCAAAGGATTTTGATTTTGGTAGCAGGGACTGTGGCCAGAGACGAAAACTGTTCCATGACCACCAATCTCATGATGAATTTCAGATTCAGATACAGTTAAAAGAGTTGGATCCTGTCAGCAGAGGTCCTGGCCAAAGACTAAGGTCTTTCCATGACCATGAGTCACGTGATGACTTAAAGCCACAGATGCAATTGGAAGGTTTTGAATTTGTTAAAAGGGGTTGTGGGCAGAGGTTGAGAGCTTTCAATGGTCACCAGCCTTGCAATGACTTACCAACAGAGATGCAACTGGAAGATTATGATAATAAAGGCCCTGGACAAAGGCACAGACCTTTTCATGACCATCAGCCTTATGATGGCTCACAGGAACAGCCTCAGTTAAAAGATTTTGATTATGTTAATAAAGGGCAGGGACAAAGGCCAAGACCTTTTCATGATCATCCAGGTCACGATGACTTGCCACATGAATGGTGTTCAAACAG AAGTCAATCCTTTTCTTCCCATGAAAATGTAGCAGAAACTCATTTCTCCTCATCTCCTTCACGTCACAGAGATTATGAGTCTGATAATGATGACTTTAACAGAAATTATAG AAATCAAACTAACTGTCCCAAAGACAACAGGAGAACGTATCTCTCCCAGGAATTtaacagagggaaaaacagaTTTGCACCATACTCTTCACGAACAATGCACCCATCTTCATCTGTGCACCAAGAGGATAGTTCAACAGACTATGAAAGCAAACCTTTTCAAGGTGAAACTCACAGAAAGatggaacaaaataaaagattgCCAGTTGTAACAGTTGATTACAATTATGGTCTGCCAGTAGATCGTGGACCTGAAGAGAACGAGAGATCACATTATGATTTACCCCCCAGAGACTGCTACAACTGGAACTGA